Proteins encoded by one window of Culicoides brevitarsis isolate CSIRO-B50_1 chromosome 2, AGI_CSIRO_Cbre_v1, whole genome shotgun sequence:
- the LOC134828833 gene encoding serine protease inhibitor dipetalogastin-like — MFHVIIFIGFIPFCLSCRCNTLEHAPVCASNGKTYENPCLFSCATKSFSGIPTPHVTIVHHKECSLRSGDALPCNCPTYFDPVCGDDSETYPNKCLLKCAEKGIKHKGQCGYPECRCPGDEEIVCGSDGIFYLNSCVLDCQRLTTYGKHWKLQQVDAEACLRQTNEYNEKKL, encoded by the coding sequence ATGTTTcacgtaataatttttatcggtTTTATTCCATTTTGTCTTTCGTGTCGTTGCAATACTCTCGAACATGCTCCAGTATGTGCCTCAAACGGTAAAACTTACGAAAATCCGTGTCTTTTCTCATGTGCCACAAAATCCTTTTCTGGAATTCCGACACCTCACGTGACAATTGTTCATCACAAGGAATGCTCCCTCCGAAGTGGAGACGCCTTGCCATGCAATTGTCCAACGTACTTCGATCCTGTTTGTGGAGACGACTCTGAAACTTATCCGAACAAATGTCTTCTCAAATGCGCTGAGAAAGGAATCAAACACAAAGGTCAATGTGGATACCCGGAATGTCGATGTCCAGGTGATGAAGAGATTGTTTGTGGCAGCGacggaattttttatttgaattcatGCGTCTTGGATTGTCAAAGACTCACGACATACGGTAAACACTGGAAATTGCAACAAGTTGATGCTGAAGCCTGTTTGCGACAAACTAACGAATATAACGAGaaaaagttgtga
- the LOC134828834 gene encoding serine protease inhibitor dipetalogastin-like, which translates to MKFVLAVLFCVATVAQTNACHCNTDEDAPICGSDGKTWKNACLFTCATRAVNGPVLPAHILYKSACESEPPCDCPLYFEPLCGNDNQSWPNKCLLECAKKHAEADNEVRKGLAVKEFGFCGSSCDCEKEEEKLVCGSDNQTYKNKCVFDCVVGSSYGKHHSLTLKKEDGAC; encoded by the coding sequence ATGAAATTCGTTCTTGCTGTACTTTTTTGCGTGGCAACTGTTGCTCAAACGAACGCCTGTCACTGCAACACGGACGAAGACGCGCCAATTTGCGGTTCCGACGGCAAAACATGGAAAAACGCTTGTCTTTTCACCTGCGCCACGAGAGCTGTGAACGGCCCCGTCCTTCCGGCGCACATTTTGTACAAGAGCGCTTGCGAGTCGGAGCCTCCTTGTGACTGTCCGCTGTATTTCGAGCCGTTGTGCGGCAATGACAATCAATCGTGGCCCAACAAATGTCTCTTGGAGTGCGCGAAAAAGCACGCGGAAGCAGATAATGAGGTCCGGAAGGGATTGGCGGTGAAGGAATTTGGTTTTTGTGGAAGTTCCTGCGATTGTGAGAAAGAAGAGGAGAAGCTCGTGTGTGGCAGTGACAACCAaacgtacaaaaataaatgcgtATTTGACTGTGTTGTTGGATCTTCGTACGGAAAGCATCACTCGTTGACGCTCAAGAAAGAGGATGGTGCTTGTTAA
- the LOC134828835 gene encoding troponin C-like, producing the protein MGQKDQKQLSKEQTRILQEAFNAYDVDNTGSISTEVVGEILETLDVKLTEDELDDIIDEFDEDESGELDFNEFIELAKRFIEPEEDYDNLRKELREAFMLYDKDARGYLTLDTFKEILRELDGAIPEEEIDDIVDEIDADGSGTVDFEEFMEVMTGE; encoded by the exons atgggacaaaaa gatCAAAAACAACTAAGCAAAGAACAAACCAGAA TCCTCCAAGAGGCATTTAACGCATACGACGTCGACAATACCGGCTCAATATCCACGGAAGTAGTTGGCGAAATTCTCGAAACGCTAGACGTAAAACTGACAGAAGATGAACTCGATGACATTATCGACGAATTTGACGAAGACGAATCTGGCGAACTGGATTTCAACGAGTTCATTGAGTTAGCAAAGCGATTTATTGAGCCCGAAGAGGACTACGACAACCTACGGAAGGAATTGAGAGAAGCTTTTATGTTGTATGACAAAGATG ctCGAGGCTACCTGACACTCGAcacatttaaagaaattttgcgaGAGCTTGACGGAGCCATTCCCGAGGAAGAAATCGACGATATTGTAGATGAAATTGATGCTGATGGCTCTGGCACAGTCGATTTCGAAg AATTTATGGAAGTGATGACAGGAGAATAG